TTTTTCTCgtgtttacttttttattttgctGAATCCACTAGGTGGAAATCGTGGCTCTGCCATTACAGTGCTACCGCCCATGTAATAGTTGTGTATGTTTGGTTAATGAATGAATATGCAAAAGCTATGAATGAATAAATATGCTtactttatttacttaattaacTACTATTACTACTGTAGGAGCAATAGTTTTACTTGTATGTTTAATAAGACAACTGAAGTATGAAACATTATCTCGTATCATTAGTGTTAGTTTTTTGTGcggaaaattttcttttttaaagatttaaataaTATACATTGACAATAAAAAGATTGTTTTTACACTTCAAGTGAATATTAACTTGTGATATAATAGGTTAGTTATCATTTCTACTACATTGTGAATTAATGTTTGTGATGAAATGTACTTGCAATTATCTAACTAGTAACTTGATTATGTAGATACTTGTTTCACACATAGAACTTAAAACTTTTTTTTATGACGAAGGTCTCAGAGCCAGCTTGTGTACACCTCGACTATTACACATGGTACCTACTATCTCCCACCAGTACATGCACCCGGTAACTCTGTGCACCAAGGCTtagacaaatgaaaagaaatcaCCTAGTTTTAATCGCTGTTGGGATTTGAACCTGAGACCTCATGGTTATCGtcccacttcattgaccactagacCACACCTTGCATGGGAGACGTTGTAAATCGTCATctttatattttttctatttttattatttgattgTCCCTTATATCTTCTTTTTATTCCCAAAATtggtgcttttttttttttgggaaataGTAGACTCCTACTAGTTTGGATTGAGTTGTCATTAATGTTCTCTTTATGCTCCAATAGACTTTGTTTTTGGGCCTAAAATCCAATCGATAAAAACTATAAAGCCCTAGCCACCATAAAAGAATCATCAGAAACAAgcaaaaatatttctctcatgtTCTTTTTCTCTCCCCATCAATAGATCCTCAAACCCTAATGATTGGAGCTCCACATCAGCTCTTTAACATGTTCCGCCGCGGGTAACTCCTTGCCGCTTTATTTTCTGTTCAGCCGATTATGTTTGCTCTATGTTACTTTTTCGTGTTAATGTTTTCATTTTTAGAGTGTAatttgtttttcttcttattttggagatttgattgCCTATTTATGTAAGCTTAGTTAATGAATGAACATCTAAAACATATGAATGATTAAGATTGATGATATCTTTCGTATATATAGCAATTTTGCGAGCTTTCTTTACCTACAATTACTTAAATTAACTACTATTACTATTTTAGGAGCAATTGTTTTACTTGTGTATTTAATAAGGCAACTGAAATGTGAGGCATTGGCTCGTATCATCAGCGTTTTGTAGTCTTTTGTATGGGAAacattgtttttattttttgacgGAGGTGATTGAGGCACAAGCTCGACTGTTGCACCTGCAACCTCCAACCAGTGTAGGTACCGGGTAACTCTACCTACCAAGGTTTAGGCGGGTGGGGAATAAATCACCTAGGATTTTGTTGTCTATGTTGGGATTTGAACCTTGAGACCTTATGGTTCTCCCACTTCATTGACCCTAGGCCactatgttttctatttttattgtttGATTCTCTCTTATACTACTTTTCTTTTCATTCCCTAAATTAGTTTTTTTAAAATAGTAGACTACTAGACTCCTAGTTTGGGATTGAGGTGTTGTTCATGTCTTTACTGTTGTTGATGTTGTGCTTGTATTCCCAAGGATGCGTGTTTACCTCTGACCTGCCGAATTGCTGTATAAAGTTCGTCTTTTTTCGTGTGGATGATGTTTTATGTTCTATTTTCTTTGTCAGCTATTAATTTGCATTAGTAATTTCTTCAGGAGAGTATTTCACCATGGTGAAGCATTTTGTTTTTTGATGGTTCTGTTCCATATCATCATTATTCTGGCAAAAGGTGAACCATGTTCAATGAAGGGAATGCAAAACCAAGCAGAATATGATACATTTATGTCCTACAGAACCAATGACGATTCTGAGTTCGAGGATGGCTTTACTGGTGATTTATCATCCGGATTCGTTCTCGAGAATCCCCTCCCTCGCCAAAGTCCTGATAGCGCGTGTTCACATACTGACTTATTTTGCTTTCCTCCAAGATTGCGTGGTTTTTTGTCTGAAGAGAAGAATGCACAATCACAAGTTGAAGAAGTTTCTGGGGTTCAATCCGATGTTGCTTTCCCTATAGGATCAGATGAAGAGAATACAAATATTAGTAGGTCATCCGATTCTTGTATTTTCAAGTTCTTGGGTGGAAGAACAATTTCATGCTATCTGAGTTACCAGGAGTGTTACAGCGAATTGCCTTGTGGTTGTATAAGAAGGAATAGAGAAAATGGTGTTTCTTTTGGTGGAGGACCTTTGTCTGATGATAAACATCAAAATTTGAAACCAAAAGGGGAAGACGAGACAACCAGGTTCAAGTTTTTGGGTGGTTCTTCCCCTCATGTAGAAATCAATCCCCCTGTGCTGGACTGGGGGGAGAAGTATTTATATCGTCCTTCATTAGCTTTTCTAACTGTTAAAAATACTCGCAGAGACAGCACACTGACTGTATTTGAACCTTATGGAACCAATTCTCAGTTTTACCCTTGCAATTTCAGTGAAACGTTGTTGGCACCTGGTGAAACTGCGTCaatttgttttgtgtttttgccTACATGGTTGGGTCTCTCTTCAGCGCAATTTGTTTTGCAGACAAGCTCTGGTGGTTTCTTTGTTCAGGTGAAGGGTTTTGCTGTTGAATCCCCATATCGCATACAGCCTTTAGTCGGTCTTGATATTTCCTCTGTTGGAAGGCGGAGTGAGAATATTTCATTGTATAATCCTTACAATGAAGCCCTCTATGTGGAGGAGATAACTATTTGGACGTCTGTTTCTTCGGGAGATAATACCCGTTATGCAAAGGCAATTTGTAATGTAAGTAGAAGTAAAGATTCAAACAGTAGTTTCAGCTTGCTCGGTGTTAAGGAGTGGTTGGATATCAAGGGTAGTGAGGTTGGTATTCCTCTAATTGCAATTAGACCCCATAGAAATTGGGAAATTGATCCTCAGAAAACTGAGACCATCATAGAATTAGATTTCCCTAGTCATACTGGGGGTGAGATATTTGGCGCCTTTTCTCTGCAGTTGCTTAGCTCTTCCAAAGGTAAAGCTGATACAGTTGTTATTCCTCTCAAAGCAGAACTGGACAAGACTTCAGCTTTTAGTGAGCTCACAGATCCACTTTCTCTGTCTTTTGAGACTGTAGGACCATGTGCTGCTGATGGCACTAGTTTTGTAGCTCTGTCAGTGAGAAATAATTCTCCTTATATATTGAGCATTGTCAGGATAAGTGAGACTGGAGAAAACACCAAGCATTTTCGGATCAGATATGTTGAGGGATTGCTACTCTTTCCTCGCACTGTTACGCAGGTGGCTGTTGTCACTTACACTCCCCCAGCTGTTGAGTTGCTTGATCCTCTGCTGCAAGGAGAGGATCAAGCTCATGAAAGGAGCATGAACTGTAAATTGCTAATAACAACTAATGATTCGAGAACTTCTGACATTGAAGTTGCTTGCCGTGATGTAGTGAGCCTTTGTTCAGGAGGTAAATTTGACTCTTCTATTGGTCATGGAGAATACTCTGACGAGGTAGAACTTGGAAATTCAAGAACAATGTCTAGCAGCAGCATGCATTCACCATCAGAAATCAAGGTATTGGAATTCTGACATTGGTTTTTATTATCTCGCTAATTTTGTGGGTGTAACATCTCTTTTTCAGGGGATTTTTCAAACACTTAAATGAGTAAAAATAATTTGTCGAACTTCTACAAGTTTCAGGGTTCAAATTATTAAGAGTTAAAGATCTAAGTTTATATGTGTTTTTCCTATTTGATGAATTTTTGCTGGCAACTGGAATTTATATTGAGGTTTTTATCTGAAAATCCTGTGGCAAGAAACTCAAACTAAGTCCTTAAAAGTATCTGTGTATGTAGAATGTAGAAGTCCTTGATTATCAGCATAACCTGTAACATATGAAAGGTGGAGCCATGCAATACCATATCAAGTATAATTCAGGGGCTTGCCTCTTCAAAAAAAGTACAATTCAGGGACTCATCTTTTCTGCCTAATCTATAGTAGGATGTATGCGTGTTAAAATTAATCCATCAGAAACACTAGTTTCATGTAAAGTTGGCATGGTTGTTCATTGCATCTAGAGGCTTCCTTGCTCATACCATAACCTTGGTTTCCAATCTCTGTTTTTGGACTGGAACCCACTTTCTCATTCACAAGGATGTAAATTTTGTTATGACTCTGGACTTTAAGTATTTGATTAGGGACTTCTGTGGAAAAAGAACTGTGTGGTGTTCTGTTCGTATTTCAAGATGCTGGATCCAATTTTCTCCCTCTCTGGCAAAGTTCTATTATCACTTTCCGTTTTTTTAAGTACATAATAGGGAAGAAATTCTTCTGCAAATATACCCGTAATGATTATCAAAAGCTATTCTTTGATTTCTTATGCTTGAATCACTGTAACCACTCCCACAGAATTTAGCAGAAATGATGGGAATGTGCATAATGAGCTGTGTTTACTACGTCAGCAGAGTTGTAGTTCTGACGCGAATTTATTTCATGTAAAACTTCACTTTTTAAGCTTTGTGAAACAACTCTAATTTTGTCCATGGTTAATCTGAATGTACTTGTTGTGGAGATAGCTGTCATTATGGTATTAGTCATATGCCTTCTTCATTTAGTACAGTTGTATATAGAATTAGCTCTTGATTGTTGATATGTCTATCCATTTAATATGCAGGCCGTGGATACAACAGTGGCAGATGAGTTGGTATTGAGGAACTGGAAATCTCAAGCTACTGCAAATGGCATGTCAGTACTGGATGAAAGTGAAATTGTGTTTCCGGTGATTCAGGTCGGAAGTCATCAGTCTCAATGGATCACGGTAAAAAACCCAAGTCAAAAACCAATCTTGGTTCAGCTTGTTCTGAACTCCTGGGAAATTGTTGATGAGTGCAAGACTTCAGGAAGCCATTTGCAGCCTTCTCTATCCAGTAGAATAGTTGGCAATTATTCTATTGCTCCTAGGAGATATGGTTTTTCGCTAGCTGAGAATGCAGTAACTGAAGCTCTTCTTCACCCTTTTGGTAGAGCATCATTTGGTCCAATTTTATTTCAACCTGCAGCTCGATGTCAGTGGAAAAGTTCAGCTTTGGTCAGGAACAATCTTTCTGGCGTGGAGTGGTTACCTCTGAGAGGATCTGGAGGGTTGCTTTCTTTGGTCTTGCTTGATGAGTTTGAACCTGTACAGAACCTGGACTTCAAATTAAACATGCCAACCCCTCTTAATCTCTCTTCTTCGAGTGTGTTATATAACATGAAGGATAATTCTCATGCGTGTTCTTTGTCATTATCAAAAGAGCTTCACGCAAAGAACGTGGGTGACTTTCCCCTGGAGGTCAAAAAAATTGAAATCTCTGGAACAAAGTGTGGAACAGATGGGTTTGTAATAAATGGTTGTAAAGGTTTTTCTCTTGAACCTGAGGAGTCTATAAAGCTTGTTATATCATATCATACTGATTTTTCCGTTGCTACTATACAGAGAGATCTGGAACTGACTTTGGCAACTGGCATTCTTGTTATACCTATGAAAGCTAGTCTTCCTATCTGTGTGCTTCATTTCTGCAAGAAGTCTTTGTTCTGGATGAAGGTGAAAAAATTGCTGTTCACAATTCTTCTCCTagcttctttattctttctggTTCTTTGGTGCATCATACCCCAATTCGTGGCCTTTGGCTCCCATGAGTGCTTGCCTAAGAGTGGTAAAAGCTATATTGCATCTGCAGATCATGCTGGAAAACTGTCTTGCATGCATCCCAGTGACAAACATAGTGGCAAGTTCGTCTTCTCTAAATTGAACGGTTTGCTTAGATCAATTGGGGAAGGTGAAGCACTGTTGTTGGAAAGTTTTGGTACATCTGAAGATAGTCAAGCTGCCTCCGAAACTCAAGGTGTAACTGATCACAATCTGAATCACTGTGCAGGATATAACTGTTTATCAAATACCCAAAAGGGATTGGAAGTGTCAACTTCTACGAAGTCTGTAGCAATTCAGAGTGCTGATACAAATGCAACCTCCAAAAGCAGTAATCTCACTGTCAAAATTGGAAAAGAGAAAGGGAGGCGgcgaaagaagaaaaagaattctGCAACTGCTTTGGCTGGAGTTTTTGAAGTTTCAAGTAGTCATAGTGGCAATTCTACACCATCGTCACCCTTGTCTCCTACCTCAAGTTCAACACCTAGCCGGCCATCTCCACAGTCTACTGATGTGGATGGATCTGCTAAGCTCAGCAATCCCTTTGCTGATGTTGGTAATGATCAATGTAAAAAGAGTACACACTCCAAATTTGCATGTCAGAAGAATGTATCCGAGACAAAGGCGACAGTAACATATGGTGGCAAAAATGCTTGTTTTCCTCGTCAAGAGAAGCCTACTGCACCAAAGAAATTAGCTAGCAAACCTGTTCTGTTGCCTTCAGCAACCTTCCCTTCTGCTGATAAATCTGCTCCTCGCTTGATGTGTCGTCAACCACTATTGGCTTCAAGTTCTATAATTGCTCCACATCTGCGAGCTCCTGGATCTAAACCTCAAAATCAGGTGGCAGTTAAAACTGATGAAAAGATGGGGTTGGAGGAAAAGTTTACTTATGATATCTGGGGTGACCATCTTTCCAATCTTCCCCTTGTAGGTAGGTCAAAGGAGGTATCGGAGATGCCTCCGAATGCTATAGAGAACAGCTCCAGTAGCTTCTTTCTAAGGGGTCCACAGACCCTTATTACCAACTACCAACAGACAACTGTAAGTTCTGACCGTGAAGGTTAATGAAAATTTAGTTAAAATCTACTCTGCTGTCTGATATATATGTTAGGTACAACTTACCTCTTAGATAACTTGTACAAAAAATGCGCATAACCATGTTTTAATAAAAAACAAAGTAGGACACAACTAATTGCAACTATAAAACAGATCAATAATCATTTGATAATGGGATGTAGAACGTTAGACACACCTGTATAATGATAATTTGCCAAGAAAGTATCAAGTGACGCAAGGTTCTATTTAATCATTTTGGCTGACATGTGGATTAAACCTGGTTTGTGTCTCGAGAAAATGTCTAGCTATATTCATACTTAGTCTTGATATACCAAGCTATGATTATGAGTATAATAATTGCACCATACTGCAAAGACATTCCTTTTATGAAGCTTTAGATCTTCCTATCATTTAATGTTGGAAGATCATGTGAATTAAGAGCGCGCGCTTGGTTGTGTAATCTTGCTGCTGGTTGAGTTTGCGTCTTTCTTTGGACCAATGAATCAACTATATTGCTTATTACTGTCTTGCATATTAATAATTGTAAAAGAATAAGAATAAGTTAACATACTATTGAAATGAACAATGGTTATCAGAAAGTTAGAAAGTATTATACATCAAGTGACAACTAATTGCAGAAACTGCAGCAACTTCACCTTTGTCCCAAACAAATTGGGACCGGCAATATGAATTTTCACTGATCATGTTCCTCAGGGGAAAGACTttacttttttgttttgtttaccaTACCCGAGTTTTCTCTTTAAATGTCTATTTTCATTTCATTATTTTTCTAGGGTGTTTTGTTAATCATCCCTATttggacaaaaacttcagcttcgCTTTTGCATTAAAATAGGCAGGAGTTGGCAGGCAAAACCTTTCATAACCATTTCCCAAACATCCACTGTAAATAGCCTTTCTAATGCCACTTTCCTAGACTACTCTATGCATATTAGCTTTGGTAATCCAAAGTCTCTCCCCAGAATTGTTATGTCTCAAGGGACAGGGGGGTGGGGGGACTCTTCAGTTTACAATTTACAGAGTGAATCCATTCATTGTGATGATTTTAGCAGTAATATTTCCAATTATCATGTATCTGCTTTATTCACCGAGATGGACTAGAAGTGTAACTCTTCAGTTCACAATTTACAGAGTGAATCCATTCACTGTGATGACTTTAGCAGTAATATTTCCAATTATCTTGTATCTGCTTTATTCACCGAGATGGACTAGAAGTGTAACTCTTCAGTTCACAATTTACAATGAATCCATTCATTGTGATGATTTTAGCAGTAATATTTCCAATTATCTTGTATCTGCTTTATTGACCGAGATGGACTAGAAGTGTAACTGTTCATTTTTAGCATACCGCGTAATTTATTTCTTGTTGATGGGGAAGTGCTGGAGTTATTTATAGGTATGtctattttaattat
This genomic stretch from Nicotiana sylvestris chromosome 9, ASM39365v2, whole genome shotgun sequence harbors:
- the LOC104212903 gene encoding uncharacterized protein isoform X4; the encoded protein is MGGGRVTEEGSIEPPSLENLSAYIRRVFHHGEAFCFLMVLFHIIIILAKGEPCSMKGMQNQAEYDTFMSYRTNDDSEFEDGFTGDLSSGFVLENPLPRQSPDSACSHTDLFCFPPRLRGFLSEEKNAQSQVEEVSGVQSDVAFPIGSDEENTNISRSSDSCIFKFLGGRTISCYLSYQECYSELPCGCIRRNRENGVSFGGGPLSDDKHQNLKPKGEDETTRFKFLGGSSPHVEINPPVLDWGEKYLYRPSLAFLTVKNTRRDSTLTVFEPYGTNSQFYPCNFSETLLAPGETASICFVFLPTWLGLSSAQFVLQTSSGGFFVQVKGFAVESPYRIQPLVGLDISSVGRRSENISLYNPYNEALYVEEITIWTSVSSGDNTRYAKAICNVSRSKDSNSSFSLLGVKEWLDIKGSEVGIPLIAIRPHRNWEIDPQKTETIIELDFPSHTGGEIFGAFSLQLLSSSKGKADTVVIPLKAELDKTSAFSELTDPLSLSFETVGPCAADGTSFVALSVRNNSPYILSIVRISETGENTKHFRIRYVEGLLLFPRTVTQVAVVTYTPPAVELLDPLLQGEDQAHERSMNCKLLITTNDSRTSDIEVACRDVVSLCSGGKFDSSIGHGEYSDEVELGNSRTMSSSSMHSPSEIKAVDTTVADELVLRNWKSQATANGMSVLDESEIVFPVIQVGSHQSQWITVKNPSQKPILVQLVLNSWEIVDECKTSGSHLQPSLSSRIVGNYSIAPRRYGFSLAENAVTEALLHPFGRASFGPILFQPAARCQWKSSALVRNNLSGVEWLPLRGSGGLLSLVLLDEFEPVQNLDFKLNMPTPLNLSSSSVLYNMKDNSHACSLSLSKELHAKNVGDFPLEVKKIEISGTKCGTDGFVINGCKGFSLEPEESIKLVISYHTDFSVATIQRDLELTLATGILVIPMKASLPICVLHFCKKSLFWMKVKKLLFTILLLASLFFLVLWCIIPQFVAFGSHECLPKSGKSYIASADHAGKLSCMHPSDKHSGKFVFSKLNGLLRSIGEGYNCLSNTQKGLEVSTSTKSVAIQSADTNATSKSSNLTVKIGKEKGRRRKKKKNSATALAGVFEVSSSHSGNSTPSSPLSPTSSSTPSRPSPQSTDVDGSAKLSNPFADVGNDQCKKSTHSKFACQKNVSETKATVTYGGKNACFPRQEKPTAPKKLASKPVLLPSATFPSADKSAPRLMCRQPLLASSSIIAPHLRAPGSKPQNQVAVKTDEKMGLEEKFTYDIWGDHLSNLPLVGRSKEVSEMPPNAIENSSSSFFLRGPQTLITNYQQTTVSSDREG
- the LOC104212903 gene encoding uncharacterized protein isoform X3, whose amino-acid sequence is MGGGRVTEEGSIEPPSLENLSAYIRRVFHHGEAFCFLMVLFHIIIILAKGEPCSMKGMQNQAEYDTFMSYRTNDDSEFEDGFTGDLSSGFVLENPLPRQSPDSACSHTDLFCFPPRLRGFLSEEKNAQSQVEEVSGVQSDVAFPIGSDEENTNISRSSDSCIFKFLGGRTISCYLSYQECYSELPCGCIRRNRENGVSFGGGPLSDDKHQNLKPKGEDETTRFKFLGGSSPHVEINPPVLDWGEKYLYRPSLAFLTVKNTRRDSTLTVFEPYGTNSQFYPCNFSETLLAPGETASICFVFLPTWLGLSSAQFVLQTSSGGFFVQVKGFAVESPYRIQPLVGLDISSVGRRSENISLYNPYNEALYVEEITIWTSVSSGDNTRYAKAICNVSRSKDSNSSFSLLGVKEWLDIKGSEVGIPLIAIRPHRNWEIDPQKTETIIELDFPSHTGGEIFGAFSLQLLSSSKGKADTVVIPLKAELDKTSAFSELTDPLSLSFETVGPCAADGTSFVALSVRNNSPYILSIVRISETGENTKHFRIRYVEGLLLFPRTVTQVAVVTYTPPAVELLDPLLQGEDQAHERSMNCKLLITTNDSRTSDIEVACRDVVSLCSGGKFDSSIGHGEYSDEVELGNSRTMSSSSMHSPSEIKAVDTTVADELVLRNWKSQATANGMSVLDESEIVFPVIQVGSHQSQWITVKNPSQKPILVQLVLNSWEIVDECKTSGSHLQPSLSSRIVGNYSIAPRRYGFSLAENAVTEALLHPFGRASFGPILFQPAARCQWKSSALVRNNLSGVEWLPLRGSGGLLSLVLLDEFEPVQNLDFKLNMPTPLNLSSSSVLYNMKDNSHACSLSLSKELHAKNVGDFPLEVKKIEISGTKCGTDGFVINGCKGFSLEPEESIKLVISYHTDFSVATIQRDLELTLATGILVIPMKASLPICVLHFCKKSLFWMKVKKLLFTILLLASLFFLVLWCIIPQFVAFGSHECLPKSGKSYIASADHAGKLSCMHPSDKHSGKFVFSKLNGLLRSIGEGEALLLESFGTSEDSQAASETQGVTDHNLNHCAGYNCLSNTQKGLEVSTSTKSVAIQSADTNATSKSSNLTVKIGKEKGRRRKKKKNSATALAGVFEVSSSHSGNSTPSSPLSPTSSSTPSRPSPQSTDVDGSAKLSNPFADVGNDQCKKSTHSKFACQKNVSETKATVTYGGKNACFPRQEKPTAPKKLASKPVLLPSATFPSADKSAPRLMCRQPLLASSSIIAPHLRAPGSKPQNQVAVKTDEKMGLEEKFTYDIWGDHLSNLPLVGRSKEVSEMPPNAIENSSSSFFLRGPQTLITNYQQTTH
- the LOC104212903 gene encoding uncharacterized protein isoform X2, which encodes MDSQTLIMIGAPHQLFNISRRRRVFHHGEAFCFLMVLFHIIIILAKGEPCSMKGMQNQAEYDTFMSYRTNDDSEFEDGFTGDLSSGFVLENPLPRQSPDSACSHTDLFCFPPRLRGFLSEEKNAQSQVEEVSGVQSDVAFPIGSDEENTNISRSSDSCIFKFLGGRTISCYLSYQECYSELPCGCIRRNRENGVSFGGGPLSDDKHQNLKPKGEDETTRFKFLGGSSPHVEINPPVLDWGEKYLYRPSLAFLTVKNTRRDSTLTVFEPYGTNSQFYPCNFSETLLAPGETASICFVFLPTWLGLSSAQFVLQTSSGGFFVQVKGFAVESPYRIQPLVGLDISSVGRRSENISLYNPYNEALYVEEITIWTSVSSGDNTRYAKAICNVSRSKDSNSSFSLLGVKEWLDIKGSEVGIPLIAIRPHRNWEIDPQKTETIIELDFPSHTGGEIFGAFSLQLLSSSKGKADTVVIPLKAELDKTSAFSELTDPLSLSFETVGPCAADGTSFVALSVRNNSPYILSIVRISETGENTKHFRIRYVEGLLLFPRTVTQVAVVTYTPPAVELLDPLLQGEDQAHERSMNCKLLITTNDSRTSDIEVACRDVVSLCSGGKFDSSIGHGEYSDEVELGNSRTMSSSSMHSPSEIKAVDTTVADELVLRNWKSQATANGMSVLDESEIVFPVIQVGSHQSQWITVKNPSQKPILVQLVLNSWEIVDECKTSGSHLQPSLSSRIVGNYSIAPRRYGFSLAENAVTEALLHPFGRASFGPILFQPAARCQWKSSALVRNNLSGVEWLPLRGSGGLLSLVLLDEFEPVQNLDFKLNMPTPLNLSSSSVLYNMKDNSHACSLSLSKELHAKNVGDFPLEVKKIEISGTKCGTDGFVINGCKGFSLEPEESIKLVISYHTDFSVATIQRDLELTLATGILVIPMKASLPICVLHFCKKSLFWMKVKKLLFTILLLASLFFLVLWCIIPQFVAFGSHECLPKSGKSYIASADHAGKLSCMHPSDKHSGKFVFSKLNGLLRSIGEGEALLLESFGTSEDSQAASETQGVTDHNLNHCAGYNCLSNTQKGLEVSTSTKSVAIQSADTNATSKSSNLTVKIGKEKGRRRKKKKNSATALAGVFEVSSSHSGNSTPSSPLSPTSSSTPSRPSPQSTDVDGSAKLSNPFADVGNDQCKKSTHSKFACQKNVSETKATVTYGGKNACFPRQEKPTAPKKLASKPVLLPSATFPSADKSAPRLMCRQPLLASSSIIAPHLRAPGSKPQNQVAVKTDEKMGLEEKFTYDIWGDHLSNLPLVGRSKEVSEMPPNAIENSSSSFFLRGPQTLITNYQQTTVSSDREG
- the LOC104212903 gene encoding uncharacterized protein isoform X1, coding for MGGGRVTEEGSIEPPSLENLSAYIRRVFHHGEAFCFLMVLFHIIIILAKGEPCSMKGMQNQAEYDTFMSYRTNDDSEFEDGFTGDLSSGFVLENPLPRQSPDSACSHTDLFCFPPRLRGFLSEEKNAQSQVEEVSGVQSDVAFPIGSDEENTNISRSSDSCIFKFLGGRTISCYLSYQECYSELPCGCIRRNRENGVSFGGGPLSDDKHQNLKPKGEDETTRFKFLGGSSPHVEINPPVLDWGEKYLYRPSLAFLTVKNTRRDSTLTVFEPYGTNSQFYPCNFSETLLAPGETASICFVFLPTWLGLSSAQFVLQTSSGGFFVQVKGFAVESPYRIQPLVGLDISSVGRRSENISLYNPYNEALYVEEITIWTSVSSGDNTRYAKAICNVSRSKDSNSSFSLLGVKEWLDIKGSEVGIPLIAIRPHRNWEIDPQKTETIIELDFPSHTGGEIFGAFSLQLLSSSKGKADTVVIPLKAELDKTSAFSELTDPLSLSFETVGPCAADGTSFVALSVRNNSPYILSIVRISETGENTKHFRIRYVEGLLLFPRTVTQVAVVTYTPPAVELLDPLLQGEDQAHERSMNCKLLITTNDSRTSDIEVACRDVVSLCSGGKFDSSIGHGEYSDEVELGNSRTMSSSSMHSPSEIKAVDTTVADELVLRNWKSQATANGMSVLDESEIVFPVIQVGSHQSQWITVKNPSQKPILVQLVLNSWEIVDECKTSGSHLQPSLSSRIVGNYSIAPRRYGFSLAENAVTEALLHPFGRASFGPILFQPAARCQWKSSALVRNNLSGVEWLPLRGSGGLLSLVLLDEFEPVQNLDFKLNMPTPLNLSSSSVLYNMKDNSHACSLSLSKELHAKNVGDFPLEVKKIEISGTKCGTDGFVINGCKGFSLEPEESIKLVISYHTDFSVATIQRDLELTLATGILVIPMKASLPICVLHFCKKSLFWMKVKKLLFTILLLASLFFLVLWCIIPQFVAFGSHECLPKSGKSYIASADHAGKLSCMHPSDKHSGKFVFSKLNGLLRSIGEGEALLLESFGTSEDSQAASETQGVTDHNLNHCAGYNCLSNTQKGLEVSTSTKSVAIQSADTNATSKSSNLTVKIGKEKGRRRKKKKNSATALAGVFEVSSSHSGNSTPSSPLSPTSSSTPSRPSPQSTDVDGSAKLSNPFADVGNDQCKKSTHSKFACQKNVSETKATVTYGGKNACFPRQEKPTAPKKLASKPVLLPSATFPSADKSAPRLMCRQPLLASSSIIAPHLRAPGSKPQNQVAVKTDEKMGLEEKFTYDIWGDHLSNLPLVGRSKEVSEMPPNAIENSSSSFFLRGPQTLITNYQQTTVSSDREG